A window of the Natrinema salifodinae genome harbors these coding sequences:
- a CDS encoding AIR carboxylase family protein, producing MSDSVSDLIDRLRREAEQDRPSEATPDVGIVMGSDSDLETMMTGGERRGAYDAFVDELGFAEQTDYENPPGERFTFETYVTSAHRTPDLMTAYAETAEDRGLEVVIAGAGGKSADLPNMTASIAYPLPVIGVPVQEKSVDSVIGMPTGAPLVAVDAGKSFNAALSAAQILARQHDAVRDRLVAYHESLREGVGAVSRELHDEGTPAFRDRDR from the coding sequence ATGAGCGACAGCGTCAGCGACCTGATCGACCGGCTGCGCCGCGAGGCCGAGCAGGACCGCCCGAGCGAGGCGACTCCCGACGTCGGGATTGTGATGGGCAGCGACTCGGATCTCGAGACGATGATGACCGGCGGCGAGCGACGGGGCGCCTACGATGCCTTCGTCGACGAACTCGGCTTCGCCGAGCAGACCGACTACGAGAATCCACCCGGTGAGCGGTTCACGTTCGAGACCTACGTCACATCGGCCCACCGGACGCCGGACTTAATGACGGCTTACGCTGAGACGGCGGAGGACCGCGGCCTCGAGGTCGTCATCGCGGGCGCGGGCGGCAAGTCCGCAGACCTGCCGAACATGACCGCGTCGATCGCCTACCCGCTGCCGGTCATCGGCGTCCCCGTTCAGGAGAAGTCCGTCGACAGCGTCATCGGGATGCCCACCGGCGCGCCGCTAGTCGCGGTCGACGCCGGCAAGTCGTTCAACGCCGCGCTCTCGGCCGCCCAGATTCTCGCCCGTCAGCACGACGCGGTGCGCGACCGCCTGGTCGCCTACCACGAGAGCCTGCGCGAGGGCGTCGGCGCCGTCTCGCGCGAGCTCCACGACGAGGGGACGCCGGCGTTCCGGGACCGCGATCGCTAA
- a CDS encoding NuoI/complex I 23 kDa subunit family protein, producing the protein MIGILKSMATTMKHALDGSTFTVEYPETAPDVSPRFRGVHKFSQERCIWCRQCENVCPNDTIQIVTNDQRQGEQYNLHIGQCVYCRLCEEVCPVDAILLTENFEFTADTKHDFVYNKEQLKAVPWYKDIDPLASREPDRGAWVGEGEGEVDYQ; encoded by the coding sequence ATGATCGGGATACTCAAATCGATGGCAACGACGATGAAGCACGCGCTGGACGGCTCCACCTTCACGGTGGAGTATCCGGAGACCGCACCGGACGTCTCGCCGCGCTTTCGCGGCGTACACAAGTTCAGCCAGGAGCGGTGTATCTGGTGTCGCCAGTGCGAGAACGTCTGTCCGAACGACACGATCCAGATCGTGACGAACGATCAGCGACAGGGCGAACAGTACAACCTCCACATCGGGCAGTGCGTCTACTGCCGGCTCTGCGAGGAGGTCTGCCCGGTCGACGCCATCCTGCTCACGGAGAACTTCGAGTTCACGGCGGACACGAAACACGACTTCGTCTACAACAAAGAGCAGCTGAAGGCGGTACCGTGGTACAAGGACATCGACCCGCTCGCCTCCAGGGAACCCGACCGGGGCGCCTGGGTCGGCGAGGGTGAGGGGGAGGTCGACTACCAGTAA
- the nuoL gene encoding NADH-quinone oxidoreductase subunit L, protein MAATATGPFGFAPAIAVLPLVAFVVALAFGKYMPKKGAFAGILATAGSLLLSVLMLATVAGGETYHETLYEWTSGAAASEVGTEGIEFTFGILIDPLSALMLVIVSLVAFLVHIFSLGYMNAEGETGLPRYYAELGLFTFSMLAFVFADNLLMAFMFFELVGLCSYLLIGFWFRTKSAPSAAKKAFLVTRFGDYFFLIGVVAIAATFGTVGFAGEESFVAAAETAIDDGATLFGFDAQTWVTITGLLVLGGVIGKSAQFPLHTWLPDAMEGPTTVSALIHAATMVAAGVYLVARMFGYYALSPTALAIIAFVGGFTALFAATMGVVKDDIKQVLAYSTISQYGYMMLGLGVGGYVAGVFHLMNHAFFKALLFLGAGAVIILMHHEQDMWEMGGLKDKAPVTYYTFLAGALALAGIVPFSGFWSKDEVLFDALAVGLEEPVFLAAYAMGLLAVFFTGFYTFRMVFLTFHGEPRSETAEDPHPVGLPIKIPLAVLGILATVAGLVNLAPVAELLHADITFLEFWLDGEYGYVEGLTYHDYHETVPLEEGVIGSETTTMLLSAGLSLGLALAGAFTAHTLYNVPEPSRHMTKLGGAYDVLRSNYYQDEYQVWLAEGLTLPIARAADRFDQTVIDGIVDGTSTVSLFGSSWVKRIQTGIVTNYAALLVGGFIGLLLIFGYLGGWFA, encoded by the coding sequence ATGGCAGCAACAGCAACGGGACCGTTCGGATTCGCACCGGCGATCGCAGTGCTCCCGCTCGTGGCGTTCGTCGTCGCGCTCGCCTTCGGGAAGTACATGCCGAAGAAGGGCGCGTTCGCGGGCATCCTCGCGACGGCAGGCTCGCTCCTGCTCTCCGTACTGATGCTCGCGACCGTCGCGGGCGGCGAAACGTACCACGAGACGCTCTACGAGTGGACCTCTGGCGCAGCCGCGAGCGAGGTCGGCACCGAGGGGATCGAGTTCACGTTCGGGATCCTGATCGACCCGCTCTCGGCGCTGATGCTGGTGATCGTCTCGCTGGTCGCGTTCCTCGTCCACATCTTCAGCCTCGGCTACATGAACGCCGAGGGCGAGACCGGGCTCCCGCGGTACTACGCCGAGCTCGGCCTCTTTACCTTCAGCATGCTCGCGTTCGTCTTTGCGGACAACCTGCTGATGGCGTTCATGTTCTTCGAGCTCGTCGGGCTGTGCTCGTACCTGCTGATCGGGTTCTGGTTCCGCACGAAATCGGCGCCTTCGGCCGCGAAGAAGGCGTTCCTGGTCACCCGCTTCGGTGACTACTTCTTCCTGATCGGCGTCGTCGCCATCGCGGCGACCTTCGGCACCGTCGGCTTCGCCGGCGAGGAGTCGTTCGTCGCCGCGGCGGAGACGGCCATCGACGACGGCGCGACGCTGTTCGGCTTCGACGCCCAGACCTGGGTGACGATCACCGGGCTGCTCGTGCTCGGCGGGGTCATCGGCAAGTCCGCACAGTTCCCGCTGCACACCTGGCTGCCCGACGCCATGGAGGGCCCGACCACCGTCTCCGCGCTCATCCACGCGGCGACGATGGTCGCGGCCGGCGTCTACCTGGTCGCCCGGATGTTCGGTTACTACGCGCTCTCCCCGACCGCGCTGGCGATCATCGCCTTCGTCGGCGGCTTCACCGCGTTGTTCGCGGCGACGATGGGCGTCGTCAAAGACGACATCAAGCAGGTGCTGGCGTACTCGACGATCAGCCAGTACGGCTACATGATGCTCGGCCTCGGCGTCGGCGGCTACGTCGCCGGGGTCTTCCACCTCATGAACCACGCCTTCTTCAAGGCGCTGCTGTTCCTGGGTGCCGGGGCCGTCATCATCCTGATGCACCACGAACAGGACATGTGGGAGATGGGCGGCCTGAAGGACAAAGCGCCCGTCACCTACTACACGTTCCTCGCCGGCGCGCTCGCGCTCGCGGGGATCGTCCCGTTCTCCGGGTTCTGGTCGAAGGACGAGGTGCTGTTCGACGCGCTCGCCGTCGGCCTCGAGGAGCCGGTCTTCCTCGCGGCCTACGCGATGGGGCTGCTCGCGGTGTTCTTCACCGGGTTCTACACCTTCCGGATGGTCTTCCTGACCTTCCACGGCGAGCCCCGGTCCGAGACCGCCGAGGATCCACACCCGGTCGGCCTGCCGATCAAGATCCCGCTGGCCGTCCTCGGGATCCTCGCGACCGTCGCCGGCCTGGTCAACCTCGCGCCAGTCGCGGAGTTGCTCCACGCCGACATCACGTTCCTCGAGTTCTGGCTCGACGGCGAGTACGGCTACGTCGAGGGACTGACCTACCACGACTACCACGAGACGGTGCCGCTCGAAGAGGGCGTCATCGGCTCCGAGACGACGACGATGCTGTTGAGCGCCGGGCTGTCGCTGGGCCTGGCGCTGGCCGGCGCCTTTACGGCGCACACGCTGTACAACGTCCCCGAGCCGTCCCGCCACATGACGAAGCTCGGCGGCGCGTACGACGTCCTGCGGAGCAATTACTACCAGGACGAGTATCAGGTCTGGCTCGCCGAGGGGCTGACGCTGCCGATCGCTCGCGCGGCCGACCGCTTCGACCAGACCGTCATCGACGGGATCGTCGACGGCACGTCGACGGTGAGCCTCTTCGGCAGCAGTTGGGTGAAACGCATCCAGACCGGTATCGTGACTAACTACGCAGCGCTGCTGGTGGGCGGCTTCATCGGCTTGCTGTTGATTTTCGGCTATCTCGGAGGGTGGTTCGCATGA
- a CDS encoding complex I subunit 1/NuoH family protein, whose product MSGAGIATATDAAPAVPLQDTVLLPERIGRLTGLDGFGLAGELLATFIAAFIIGNLMLAMTGVAGPWAKRKITAAFTDRIAVNRLGPAGLFIIVADAVRLLSKELVVPENADRPAYDLAPIVVASSALLGFAVIPMGSGIHLADPEVGLAYVFAVSGIASLGLVMAGYASANKYSMLGGLRAVAQNVAYEIPLVVTGMSIVIFAGTLQMGEIVAAQHETLVTVAGIDVPSWYALVNPFAFVLFLVANFAEVGRNPFDTPEAPTEIVAGYQTEYSSVYFVLIYLGEFLHIFLGGAIIATIFLGGPAGPILPGIVWFTIKIWAVFLATQWLRSAVPRVRIDQLIEIGWKGLLVLAFANLILTAVIVGLIA is encoded by the coding sequence ATGTCCGGTGCCGGAATCGCGACTGCGACCGACGCGGCGCCCGCAGTGCCGCTGCAGGACACAGTCTTGCTCCCCGAGCGGATCGGTCGCCTGACCGGCCTGGACGGGTTCGGCCTGGCCGGCGAACTGCTCGCAACGTTCATCGCGGCCTTCATCATCGGCAACCTGATGCTGGCGATGACCGGCGTCGCCGGGCCGTGGGCGAAGCGAAAGATCACCGCCGCCTTCACGGACCGGATCGCGGTCAATCGGCTCGGTCCGGCCGGCCTGTTCATCATCGTCGCCGACGCCGTCCGACTCCTCTCGAAGGAGTTAGTCGTGCCGGAGAACGCGGACCGACCGGCCTACGACCTCGCGCCGATCGTCGTCGCGTCGTCTGCGCTGCTCGGTTTCGCCGTCATTCCGATGGGCAGCGGCATTCACCTCGCCGATCCCGAGGTCGGACTCGCGTACGTCTTCGCGGTCTCGGGGATCGCGAGCCTCGGCCTGGTGATGGCCGGCTACGCGTCGGCGAACAAGTACTCGATGCTCGGCGGGCTCCGCGCAGTGGCACAGAACGTCGCCTACGAGATCCCGCTGGTCGTCACCGGGATGTCGATCGTGATCTTCGCCGGAACGCTGCAGATGGGCGAGATCGTCGCGGCCCAGCACGAGACGCTGGTGACGGTCGCGGGCATCGACGTGCCGTCGTGGTACGCGCTGGTCAACCCGTTTGCGTTCGTGCTGTTTCTGGTCGCGAACTTCGCGGAGGTCGGCCGCAACCCCTTCGACACGCCGGAGGCACCGACCGAGATCGTCGCGGGATACCAGACCGAGTACTCCTCGGTCTACTTCGTGCTGATCTACCTCGGGGAGTTCCTCCACATCTTCCTCGGGGGTGCGATCATTGCGACGATCTTCCTGGGCGGGCCCGCCGGGCCGATCCTGCCGGGTATCGTCTGGTTCACCATCAAGATCTGGGCGGTGTTCCTCGCGACGCAGTGGCTGCGTTCGGCGGTGCCACGCGTCCGGATCGACCAACTGATCGAGATTGGCTGGAAGGGACTGCTCGTCCTCGCTTTCGCCAATCTCATCCTGACCGCGGTAATCGTGGGGCTGATAGCATGA
- a CDS encoding complex I subunit 4 family protein yields the protein MMIEALIAVALLGALVTFLAPNRIAGKLAFAISLVPAALSLWLFAAFDGSGNALLDGELAFESRATWIDVGEYSISWFVGLDGISLPLVVLTTILCTLAIVSSWTPIDERESQFYGLILFIEAMLLGVFSALDFFLWFVFWEAVLIPMYLLIGIWGGPRRKYAAIKFFVYTNVASLVMFGAFIALVFGLGDSVTSFALPEIATAMVNGGPEGFFGLGGTTLASVVFVAMFLGFAVKVPIVPFHTWLPDAHVEAPTPASVLLAGVLLKMGTYALLRFNFTMFPDQVATYAVPIAAIAVISVIYGAMLALAQTDLKRIVAYSSVSSMGYVILGLVAYTQFGVGGATFQMVSHGLISGLMFMAVGVIYNATHTRMVTDMSGLADRMPIAVAILVAGAFGYMGLPLMSGFYGEFTIFFGTFGSELLDYSPLFTSLAMFGIVIVAGYLLFALQRTVFGPYRLETDYEVGTAPLHDVASMVVLLGLIIALGVAPDLIFDMITDAVDPILENGGDL from the coding sequence ATGATGATCGAAGCGTTGATCGCGGTGGCACTGCTCGGCGCGCTGGTGACGTTCCTCGCGCCGAATCGCATCGCCGGTAAACTCGCCTTCGCCATCAGCCTGGTGCCGGCAGCGCTGTCCCTGTGGCTGTTCGCCGCGTTCGACGGTAGCGGGAACGCCCTGCTCGATGGCGAGCTGGCGTTCGAGTCGCGAGCGACGTGGATCGACGTCGGCGAGTACTCGATCTCGTGGTTCGTCGGCCTCGACGGCATCAGCCTGCCGCTCGTGGTCCTGACGACGATCCTCTGTACGCTGGCGATCGTCAGCTCGTGGACGCCGATCGACGAGCGGGAGTCCCAGTTCTACGGGCTGATCCTGTTCATCGAGGCGATGCTGCTCGGCGTCTTCTCGGCGCTGGACTTCTTCCTGTGGTTCGTCTTCTGGGAGGCGGTCCTGATCCCGATGTACCTGCTGATCGGGATCTGGGGCGGCCCGCGCCGGAAGTACGCCGCGATCAAGTTCTTCGTCTACACGAACGTGGCGTCGCTGGTGATGTTCGGCGCGTTCATCGCCCTGGTCTTCGGACTCGGCGACTCGGTCACGTCGTTCGCCCTGCCCGAGATCGCGACGGCGATGGTCAACGGCGGTCCCGAGGGCTTCTTCGGGCTCGGCGGGACGACCCTCGCGTCGGTCGTGTTCGTCGCGATGTTCCTCGGGTTTGCGGTGAAGGTGCCCATCGTCCCCTTCCACACCTGGCTACCGGACGCCCACGTCGAGGCGCCGACGCCCGCATCGGTGCTGCTGGCGGGCGTCCTGCTGAAGATGGGGACCTACGCCCTGCTCCGGTTCAACTTCACGATGTTCCCGGACCAGGTCGCGACCTACGCGGTCCCGATCGCGGCGATCGCGGTGATCAGCGTCATCTACGGCGCGATGCTCGCGCTCGCCCAGACCGACTTGAAGCGGATCGTCGCCTACTCGTCGGTCTCGTCGATGGGCTACGTCATCCTCGGGCTGGTCGCCTACACCCAGTTCGGGGTCGGCGGCGCGACCTTCCAGATGGTTTCCCACGGCCTGATCTCCGGGCTGATGTTCATGGCCGTCGGCGTCATCTATAACGCCACCCACACCCGGATGGTCACCGACATGTCCGGCCTGGCCGACCGGATGCCGATCGCGGTCGCCATTCTGGTGGCCGGCGCCTTCGGCTACATGGGACTGCCGCTGATGAGCGGCTTCTACGGCGAGTTCACGATCTTCTTCGGGACCTTCGGCTCCGAACTGCTCGACTACTCGCCGCTGTTCACCTCGCTGGCGATGTTCGGCATCGTCATCGTCGCGGGCTACCTGCTGTTCGCGCTCCAGCGGACGGTGTTCGGACCGTACCGGCTCGAAACCGACTATGAGGTGGGCACGGCGCCGCTGCACGACGTCGCGTCGATGGTCGTGTTGCTGGGGCTGATCATCGCCCTCGGCGTGGCCCCCGACCTGATCTTCGACATGATAACCGACGCAGTCGATCCGATCCTCGAGAACGGAGGTGATCTCTGA
- a CDS encoding NADH-quinone oxidoreductase subunit J → MNYELIAFALFAFVTLASAVGVVLMQDPWHSALLLGVALLSVAVHYVMLAAEFVAMMQVLVYVGGVLVLITFAVMLTQRDESETDADSDEVVQA, encoded by the coding sequence ATGAACTACGAGCTGATCGCGTTCGCGCTGTTCGCGTTCGTTACGCTGGCCAGCGCGGTGGGTGTCGTGCTCATGCAGGACCCGTGGCATTCGGCGCTCCTGCTGGGCGTGGCGCTGCTCAGCGTCGCGGTGCACTACGTGATGCTGGCGGCGGAGTTCGTCGCCATGATGCAGGTTCTCGTCTACGTGGGCGGGGTCCTCGTGCTCATCACGTTCGCCGTCATGCTGACCCAGCGCGACGAATCCGAGACTGACGCGGACTCCGACGAGGTGGTACAGGCATGA
- a CDS encoding NADH-quinone oxidoreductase subunit A codes for MNDWIAIGALALVGILIPLGMMAVSYLIRPTVPEMSKRATYESGEVPTGGTRIRFNIQYYMVALLFVIFDIEAVLLFPWTVVYQDALAAESISLARALGPMLLFVAILLVGLAWAWRNGAVQWAKTPRQLGPDRP; via the coding sequence ATGAATGATTGGATCGCTATCGGGGCGCTGGCGCTCGTCGGGATACTGATACCGCTTGGGATGATGGCGGTGTCGTATCTCATACGGCCCACCGTGCCCGAAATGAGCAAACGCGCCACCTACGAGAGTGGCGAGGTTCCGACCGGCGGCACGCGCATCCGGTTCAACATCCAGTACTACATGGTTGCGCTTCTGTTCGTCATCTTCGATATCGAGGCCGTCCTGCTGTTCCCGTGGACGGTCGTTTACCAGGATGCGCTGGCCGCGGAGAGCATTTCACTCGCCCGCGCGCTCGGGCCGATGCTGCTGTTCGTCGCCATCCTGCTGGTCGGACTCGCGTGGGCGTGGCGCAACGGCGCGGTACAGTGGGCGAAGACACCCCGGCAACTGGGACCCGACAGACCCTGA
- a CDS encoding 5-(carboxyamino)imidazole ribonucleotide synthase has product MTTLRTPGPTLGVVGGGQLGRMLAEAAAPLGVEVVVLDPTPDCPAAPVVRDQIVADFDDEAGIRELAARADVLTFEIELADQDVLERVSEDSGTPVHPKPSTLRTIHDKLVQKRELEDAGVPVPPFREVEDADDVRAAIDDYGAPVMLKARTGGYDGRGNVPVKSKAEAEEALESVAGPAMVESFVDFEREVSVIAVKGDGDVATFPLGENIHEEEILRETVVPARSSESVADRAYDVARDVLEVMDGRGVYGIELFETTDGEILLNEIAPRPHNSGHWTIEGAQSSQFEQHARAVLGWPLGSTELRSPTVLTNLLGDVRKSFALSSQSESQSDSDDVAEEQRAGLGDIDRILETPGAHLHWYGKRQVRPLRKMGHVTVSGENEDADVEDLLETARELEDAVTFRTE; this is encoded by the coding sequence ATGACAACGCTCCGAACGCCGGGCCCGACGCTCGGGGTCGTCGGCGGGGGACAGCTCGGACGGATGCTCGCCGAGGCGGCCGCGCCGCTGGGGGTCGAAGTGGTCGTGCTCGATCCGACGCCTGACTGTCCAGCGGCGCCGGTCGTCCGTGATCAGATCGTCGCCGACTTCGACGACGAGGCGGGAATCCGCGAACTCGCCGCGCGCGCTGACGTGCTCACCTTCGAGATCGAACTGGCCGATCAGGACGTCTTAGAGCGAGTTAGCGAGGACTCGGGGACGCCGGTCCACCCGAAGCCGTCGACGCTGCGGACCATCCACGACAAACTCGTCCAGAAGCGCGAACTCGAGGACGCCGGCGTTCCCGTGCCGCCGTTCCGCGAGGTCGAGGACGCAGACGACGTCCGCGCGGCGATCGACGACTACGGCGCACCGGTGATGCTCAAAGCCCGCACCGGCGGCTACGATGGCCGCGGGAACGTCCCTGTCAAATCGAAGGCCGAGGCCGAAGAGGCGCTCGAGTCCGTCGCCGGCCCCGCGATGGTCGAGTCGTTCGTCGACTTCGAGCGCGAGGTGTCGGTCATCGCCGTCAAGGGAGACGGCGACGTTGCGACCTTCCCGCTGGGCGAAAATATCCACGAGGAGGAGATTCTGCGGGAGACCGTCGTCCCCGCGCGGTCGAGCGAGAGCGTCGCCGACCGTGCGTACGACGTCGCGCGCGACGTCCTCGAGGTGATGGACGGTCGCGGTGTGTATGGAATCGAACTCTTCGAGACGACCGACGGCGAGATTCTGCTCAACGAGATCGCGCCGCGCCCGCACAACTCCGGGCACTGGACCATCGAAGGCGCGCAATCGTCGCAGTTCGAACAGCACGCCCGCGCCGTACTGGGCTGGCCGCTGGGCTCTACGGAGCTGCGCTCGCCGACCGTGCTGACGAACCTGCTCGGCGACGTTCGAAAGAGCTTCGCTCTTTCGAGCCAATCAGAATCGCAAAGCGATTCTGATGACGTCGCCGAGGAACAGCGTGCGGGGCTGGGAGACATCGACCGCATTCTCGAGACGCCTGGCGCGCACCTCCACTGGTACGGCAAGCGGCAGGTTCGGCCGCTGCGCAAGATGGGCCACGTAACGGTCTCTGGCGAGAACGAGGATGCCGACGTCGAGGACCTGCTCGAGACCGCGCGCGAACTCGAGGATGCGGTGACCTTCCGGACCGAGTGA
- a CDS encoding NADH-quinone oxidoreductase subunit D — protein sequence MSTGLERGRPPVEVTEDDLEVVIGDRALARDDHLNAPGFVIRPDDVQDVLGDLRDQAGFDHLANLTAQQYEDRYESIYHLRKYADPTQEVSIVVPTTTDDPVSESAEPVFRTADWHEREAFDLVGIDYEGHPDPRRILLPETWQGHPLSLDYDQEKPQVVTLSEHANPVRPDHHDEESDTMFLNIGPHHPATHGVLHIETVLDGETVVDVDPDIGYLHRCEEQMCQQGTYRHQIMPYPDRWDYVSAGLLNEWAYARTAEDLADIEVPEYAQVIRTMGAEFCRIASHMLALATFALDVYGDFTAIFQYGMRDREVVQDILEDLTGQRLMFNYFRLGGVAWDLPEPREEFIGKCRDFLDGLPAKVDEYHDLLTGNEIFQIRTHDTGILEPETAKQYGCTGPVARGSGIDYDLRRDDPYGYYDELDWNVVTENGCDNYSRVLVRMQEVEESAKIIEQCLDLLEDWPEDERTVQSNVPRTLKPDSDTEIYRSVEGAKGELGIYIRADGTDKPARFKIRSPCFHNLSALPEMSEGEYVPDLIASLGSLDIVLGEVDR from the coding sequence ATGAGCACGGGGCTCGAACGAGGGCGACCGCCGGTCGAAGTCACCGAGGACGACCTCGAAGTGGTGATCGGCGACCGAGCGCTCGCGCGCGATGATCACCTGAATGCGCCCGGGTTCGTCATCCGCCCGGACGACGTTCAGGACGTCCTCGGCGACCTGCGGGACCAGGCGGGCTTCGATCACCTCGCCAATCTCACCGCCCAGCAGTACGAGGACCGCTACGAGTCGATCTACCACCTCCGGAAGTACGCCGATCCGACCCAGGAGGTCTCGATCGTCGTCCCGACGACGACGGACGACCCGGTCAGCGAGTCCGCCGAACCGGTCTTCCGGACGGCGGATTGGCACGAGCGCGAGGCCTTCGACCTGGTCGGCATCGACTACGAGGGCCATCCCGATCCGCGGCGGATCCTCCTGCCCGAGACCTGGCAGGGCCATCCGCTCTCGCTGGACTACGATCAGGAGAAGCCGCAGGTCGTGACCCTCTCGGAGCACGCTAATCCGGTCCGGCCCGACCACCACGACGAGGAGTCGGACACGATGTTCCTGAACATCGGGCCCCACCACCCGGCGACCCACGGCGTGCTCCACATCGAGACGGTCTTAGACGGCGAGACGGTGGTCGACGTCGACCCCGACATCGGCTATCTGCACCGCTGCGAGGAGCAGATGTGCCAGCAGGGGACCTACCGCCACCAGATCATGCCATACCCGGACCGCTGGGACTACGTCTCGGCCGGCCTCCTCAACGAGTGGGCCTACGCCCGGACGGCCGAAGACCTCGCGGACATCGAGGTCCCCGAGTACGCCCAGGTCATCCGGACGATGGGCGCCGAGTTCTGCCGGATCGCGTCGCACATGCTCGCGCTGGCGACCTTCGCGCTGGACGTCTACGGCGACTTCACCGCCATCTTCCAGTACGGCATGCGCGACCGCGAGGTCGTCCAGGACATTCTGGAGGACCTGACCGGCCAGCGGCTCATGTTCAACTACTTCCGCCTGGGCGGGGTCGCCTGGGACCTGCCCGAACCCCGCGAGGAGTTCATCGGGAAGTGCCGAGATTTCCTCGACGGGCTCCCGGCGAAGGTCGACGAGTACCACGACCTGCTGACCGGCAACGAGATTTTCCAGATCCGGACCCACGACACGGGCATCTTGGAGCCGGAGACGGCCAAACAGTACGGCTGCACCGGGCCCGTCGCTCGCGGCTCCGGGATCGACTACGACCTTCGCCGCGACGATCCCTACGGCTACTACGATGAACTCGACTGGAACGTCGTCACCGAGAACGGCTGCGACAACTACAGCCGCGTCCTCGTGCGCATGCAGGAGGTCGAGGAGTCGGCGAAGATCATCGAGCAGTGTCTCGACCTGCTCGAGGACTGGCCCGAGGACGAACGGACGGTCCAGAGCAACGTCCCCCGGACGCTCAAGCCGGATTCGGACACGGAGATCTACCGCAGCGTCGAGGGCGCGAAGGGCGAACTCGGGATCTACATCCGGGCCGACGGCACGGATAAGCCGGCCCGGTTCAAGATCCGCAGCCCCTGCTTCCACAACCTCTCGGCGCTGCCCGAGATGTCTGAAGGGGAGTACGTGCCCGACCTGATCGCGTCACTCGGTAGCTTAGACATCGTGCTCGGGGAGGTGGACCGCTGA
- the nuoK gene encoding NADH-quinone oxidoreductase subunit NuoK translates to MTVDVQYYVLLSMALFCIGLFGILTRRNALLFLMSVELMLNAANVNLIAFAFYHGNLTGQLFALFTMALAAAEVAVGLGIILVLYRNFRDVDVTVPTTMRW, encoded by the coding sequence ATGACCGTCGACGTGCAGTACTACGTCCTGCTGTCGATGGCGCTGTTCTGCATCGGCCTGTTCGGTATCCTGACGCGTCGCAACGCACTGCTGTTCCTGATGTCCGTCGAACTCATGCTGAACGCGGCCAACGTCAACCTGATCGCGTTCGCGTTCTATCACGGCAACCTCACCGGCCAGCTGTTCGCGCTGTTTACCATGGCGCTGGCCGCCGCCGAGGTCGCCGTCGGACTCGGGATCATCCTGGTGCTGTACCGCAACTTCCGTGACGTCGACGTCACAGTTCCAACGACGATGAGGTGGTAA
- a CDS encoding NADH-quinone oxidoreductase subunit B yields the protein MSSEQPRQSIHGSAAPSTDTRESRIGEGTDDRFNSKLREAFGSTPFILTKFDKFMNWVRGNSMFMLQFGIACCSIEMMHTYAIKHDLDRFGAGVPRASPRQADVMIVPGTIVSKFGPRMKRVYDQMPEPKFVVGMGSCTISGGPFQEGYNVVKGAEEIIPIDIHVPGCPPRPEALVYGIAKLQERIRNGESTPVVVKPYELEEFGDLPKDELVQKLANDIDEDDLVMRYNWADSP from the coding sequence ATGAGTAGCGAACAACCACGCCAATCGATCCACGGCAGCGCCGCACCGTCGACAGACACCCGGGAGTCGCGAATCGGTGAGGGCACCGACGATCGCTTCAACTCCAAACTCCGGGAGGCCTTCGGCTCCACCCCGTTCATCCTCACGAAGTTCGACAAGTTCATGAACTGGGTTCGGGGCAACTCAATGTTCATGCTGCAGTTCGGGATCGCCTGCTGCAGCATCGAGATGATGCACACGTACGCGATCAAACACGACCTCGACCGGTTCGGGGCCGGCGTCCCCCGCGCCTCGCCTCGCCAGGCCGACGTGATGATCGTGCCCGGGACGATCGTCTCGAAGTTCGGCCCCCGCATGAAGCGGGTCTACGACCAGATGCCCGAACCGAAGTTCGTCGTCGGGATGGGGTCGTGTACGATTTCCGGCGGCCCCTTCCAGGAGGGGTACAACGTCGTGAAAGGCGCCGAGGAGATCATCCCGATCGACATCCACGTCCCCGGCTGCCCGCCGCGGCCGGAGGCGCTGGTCTACGGGATCGCCAAACTCCAAGAGCGGATCCGCAACGGCGAGTCGACGCCCGTCGTCGTCAAACCGTACGAGCTCGAGGAGTTCGGCGACCTACCGAAAGACGAACTCGTCCAGAAGCTCGCTAACGACATCGACGAAGACGACCTCGTCATGCGCTATAACTGGGCTGATTCGCCATGA